In Cololabis saira isolate AMF1-May2022 chromosome 14, fColSai1.1, whole genome shotgun sequence, a single genomic region encodes these proteins:
- the mia gene encoding melanoma-derived growth regulatory protein → MACRLWFVLSVGLLLAACEAGRQMPKLSNKKLCADSECSHPILVARALQDYYPGDCRFIPIRQGQLVYVYAMLKDKGNLFWAGSVQDSYYGEKEARVGHFPSSVVEETHALMPANTEVQTTKWDFYCN, encoded by the exons ATGGCTTGCAGACTTTGGTTTGTTCTCTCCGTGGGACTTTTGCTGGCAGCCTGTGAAGCTGGGAGGCAGATGCCGAAACTCTCCAACAAGAAACTCTGTGCCGACTCCGAATGCAGCC ATCCTATCTTAGTAGCTCGTGCCCTCCAGGACTACTACCCCGGAGACTGCAGGTTCATTCCCATCCGACAAGGGCAGCTTGTCTATGTTTATGCTATGCTGAAAGACAAAGGGAACCTATTCTGGGCCGGTAGT GTACAAGACTCCTACTACGGAGAGAAAGAGGCTCGTGTTGGCCACTTCCCCAGCAGCGTGGTGGAGGAGACGCACGCTCTGATGCCAGCCAACACTGAGGTTCAAACAACT AAATGGGATTTCTACTGCAACTAA
- the LOC133460285 gene encoding alpha-crystallin B chain-like, which translates to MDIPIQYPWYRRALPSRLSDLSLTEPLTDWPMMWPFSWSFPWIRPSFMRWMNWPENGHSEMRMEKDRYVIYLDVKHFSPDELSVNVSDEFVTVHAKHEERQDDHGFVSREFLRKYKLPAGITGAEVTSSLSFDGVLTITAPRSPPGQERSIPISVDDGTQKPKM; encoded by the exons ATGGATATTCCCATCCAGTACCCCTGGTACCGTCGGGCACTCCCAAGCCGCCTCTCTGACCTCTCTTTGACAGAACCTCTCACTGACTGGCCGATGATGTGGCCCTTCTCCTGGTCCTTCCCATGGATACGCCCTTCGTTCATGCGCTGGatgaactggcctgaaaatGGACACAGTGAG ATGCGAATGGAAAAGGATCGCTATGTAATTTACCTGGATGTGAAGCATTTCTCCCCTGACGAGCTGTCTGTCAATGTCAGCGACGAGTTCGTTACAGTGCACGCCAAACATGAGGAAAGACAG GATGATCACGGCTTCGTGTCGAGAGAGTTCCTGAGGAAGTACAAGCTCCCGGCTGGGATAACCGGGGCTGAAGTCACCTCCAGCCTGTCATTCGACGGCGTGCTGACAATCACTGCACCTCGCTCACCTCCCGGACAAGAGCGCAGCATTCCTATTTCCGTTGACGACGGAACACAGAAACCCAAAATGTAG
- the LOC133460175 gene encoding cilia- and flagella-associated protein 54-like: MDLPATCYGTLDKKNPVITGFKREINSFLTLMKRATSGRDPDNLSTARGIKILVEIWKKYKHRLPAKLYHEHILQIADFLCGKKLYQLALWYGYSLHLLQFSSVKITDITDVDHFMACFFPGGFDEDPDTVVMKGRAMLGSVICISELEKQPRILLSQEGLCQLLRVLNFIWIMLQAFQQHQHISQQIYEGLAHIYNICRHLMTMECSAQALKYLLWASISLETSPSLMTANCLPLIVTLYCAVCQCYYDNHAEGQAKHYAKRALEKIHELEQLEGKSEIPATRETQRAYREASVKLTIMISKQAVFETRPDQSKKTLRGITKVVRRPNETDRVLTDLFDCGAAKFLGILEALSDSTTRPLQTKIPDEAWRQEVVLQLLSAGLRILSGKTSTGTGRRSTDDQPYLSPATLTATSSLIDAAVTGENRIPILSAVRFIKLLLQYKQPGVFAEVAEEMLRILSGVEGQPFRKAERELALLCSFNNVMFCQGSDTGDVMKNDRCKSSVSMSDELTGLVDTLQKTVCGSFPDMQPDGAMVLDTVLFLWDQVQKALEMDRVQKPTFTHHLPKMATFDRWVWCLFVLCEVALFCEQAAVDHKTAAEMICTLGIMVEKGVENIHQTQKSAFKGDCDYLNSRLYPQVESSNTVEKVTLLKKVCELVKKALESLAKGVSTFLPHDCSAITDTAFMQKSTPPHQLNASATISAEGKETDENMNKKEESESEVESDFEGCQQTGSPRVFQLVKDLHLKLNITYHRASLKLLQLNAVAEPELLEQINKNKVSKALFLMQKALLEHNTASGDSSRTSSLLEEASTLIEKAEMEERKLYRTTTLPPRKNQTLKGKRESPPPPPILLSRTDHSFTFAPAPYDLDGQVCWYQLHGKVAEGINKKVRLIDCSLPGTGNMVPAVSGECVLRVDGLQPNQKYAFAAAAYNREGKLLGDAIGETTLPLLASMPAPLLSTWAHLAQVAFQTQQYAVAKRACKELWGHYVDQNCGSNSTQHRLATNGLHKQTIQHSSPYLCQLFLTSIFIETEINVRQGSLYSDSFSPRGPFIWEQEARLAECEQMLVAMDFAMCLNKGDFAVQAVITCYKLLEPIIFHQVVHDPVVQVLTKCLVVLEQNSAFLQQNWTESTSESLLHMIACITFYLSKALRAQRHHQLAAAMIDCGIKVLQKFYDAQLQISKPSNLDELMGAPAAGHVKISLRIEALHREKNALKVNSGRHSQSLGSEHGGEVFRKSTIHENAIKLYDQISSATLQDAYQAVRTHRKKSYFLESAKLLLQRTMEEGQPDLVLKWGRSMLAFLSRRDREIQYLEPYSKRKSDTLLVKTMNPQGYIRRMLKQRLPETLLKGVNTIRKLDIVENLLFMMPSVAVRLKKKLQLRNLCSKERLPRSHMNYVVAQAKLALLYQGLDLHYSYSYSHINPLDFSLASTGVLVRRTRHRQHSSEYNVVSEKRTSPAHLKDPNEDRDKKEVLSDDSAPEESCENEESTVARVLDFASTAALHFRRAMVLAHRGGHWKLLLQVCHTLWDQSQRITLIVNRAVQLETQAHLLAEQLLSILTKLLLLATDLIMDMLTKLELWHLYDQDLTEEELESSLHFSAALDDSTLVDPRWVRTLVLHTLEQLHNSGKWESLAHFALLFNSYTRERYALIIAPLLVHAQRRLLERISSSGGPGVPQPHHVKTQMATGLEVTNRSYAGCQLLSGWTCHSAQQRHKHKQTKHNKSFSRDAVSLKDAEMQRSMSLVCVPLDVEETLSCYRQAFEKRPYCLKLLQHSRSLLALLLANTQPCFATQVRQSQSQSRSLSRSASQVAVSPFVIPTPQVQPCDLSEKDFSSPNDIYSLPISPDYTRTVTAAYSNCIRYLKAGGHESLQVLALHEMGNLHFYTGNTREAHSCWSKAVDQTLQCSGVLEKWDGESFGESSSQITVKQAGIWGCFQAAVLSAKIALFILTSDIGQRTKCCLLSAHLFKCVLRCSMAQPQTDLGYATHTISGELLPGVDLFSEPTRLHLGTTVTSLNFISQWLYTTGYYITLLPVLALYLYFVGPVCRDVQRTVEGKILKVRALTELCLFTEALKEALQLTQATDVFLPHGVFKVKANQNPMKTFCSNKSLLDNLEVLEDLVNCDFTPEVRVLYGPTLCARFNLARVQLILTLTKSVHGPPEKEKLTPERVMSLLLGGALSLLRSVVQQLPSLPCSDVEILELKAEAKLLKANLCLQSGEAALSFKTARSSLVLLQTSDIFASGSRPEIEKGSKDSSVPHAVHGDCPGAVEASERMGASLWLRCRLSLVRSLVANIPGNAALLPGKNINRETIRVILVGVDECDQWGDRDSQALFMVEGAELEAQRGRMEESTALLQQAVGLLSDRTYMPPGSVLTLARATLLLIGLRGAQSTAVLQLTQKLLEKQLSVFGQNVTLVDGKICFSPPGPTNIYLPYLDILDKINNRITGKKVLKFPS; the protein is encoded by the exons atggacctgccGGCTACATGTTACGGCACACTCGACAAGAAAAACCCAGTTATTACAGGGTTTAAACGAGAAATTAACTCTTTCTTAACACTGATGAAACGAGCAACGTCCGGCAGGGACCCGGACAACCTCTCCACAGCCAGAGG AATCAAAATCCTGGTGGAGATATGGAAGAAGTACAAACATCGACTGCCTGCAAAGTTATACCACGAACACATCCTTCAAATTGCAGATTTTCTTTGTGGAAAGAAG TTGTATCAGCTGGCTCTGTGGTACGGCTACAGCCTCCATCTGTTGCAGTTTAGTTCAGTGAAAATAACTGACATAACAGATGTGGACCACTTCATGGCCTGCTTCTTCCCTGGGGGGTTCGACGAAGACCCAGATACTGTTGTCATGAAG ggcCGAGCAATGCTTGGCAGTGTCATCTGTATATCTGAGCTGGAGAAACAGCCCAGAATCCTCCTCAGCCAGGAGGGACTCTGTCAACTGCTGCGTGTGCTGAACTTCATTTGGATCATGTTGCAAGCGTTTCAACAACATCAACACATCTCCCAGCAGATATATGAAG GTCTAGCGCACATTTACAACATCTGCCGTCACCTCATGACCATGGAGTGCAGTGCACAG GCACTGAAGTATCTCCTGTGGGCAAGCATCAGTTTAGAGACGTCCCCCTCGCTGATGACAGCCAATTGTCTCCCACTGATTGTCACTCTCTACTGTGCGGTCTGTCAGTGTTACTACGACAACCATGCTGAGGGGCAAGCAAAG CATTATGCCAAAAGAGCCCTTGAAAAAATCCATGAGCTTGAGCAGCTGGAGGGGAAAAGTGAGATTCCTGCCACCAGAGAGACACAGAGAGCTTACAGAGAAGCTTCAGTCAAG cTGACTATCATGATTTCCAAGCAGGCGGTGTttgagaccagaccagaccaaagCAAAAAGACTCTGAGAGGCATCACCAAA GTGGTTCGGCGTCCTAACGAAACCGACCGCGTGCTCACAGACCTGTTTGACTGCGGCGCAGCAAAGTTCCTGGGCATTTTGGAGGCCCTGTCGGACAGCACCACCCGACCCCTGCAGACGAAGATCCCAGATGAAGCTTGGCGGCAGGAGGTGGTCCTACAACTCCTATCTGCTGGCTTAAGGATACTATCTG GAAAGACAAGTACCGGTACTGGGAGACGAAGTACCGATGACCAGCCATACCTATCGCCTGCTACACTGACAGCAACATCATCTCTAATTGATGCAGCAGTTACAG GTGAAAACCGAATACCCATCTTATCTGCGGTGAGGTTCATCAAATTACTTCTTCAATACAAGCAGCCTGGAGTGTTTGCCGAAGTTGCCGAAGAGATGCTGCGTATCTTGTCT GGTGTTGAAGGTCAGCCATTCAGGAAGGCTGAGCGGGAACTCGCATTACTTTGCAGCTTCAACAATGTCATGTTTTGTCAGGGGAGCGATACTGGAGACGTCATGAAGAATG ACAGGTGCAAGTCGTCTGTCTCTATGAGTGACGAGCTCACTGGTCTGGTAGACACCCTGCAGAAGACAGTCTGTGGCTCCTTTCCT GATATGCAGCCAGATGGGGCCATGGTTCTGGATACTGTGTTATTTCTGTGGGATCAGGTGCAGAAGGCCTTGGAAATGGATCGGGTGCAAAAGCCAACGTTCACACACCACCTGCCGAAGATGGCTACTTTTGACAGG TGGGTGTGGTGCCTGTTTGTGCTGTGTGAGGTGGCCCTTTTCTGTGAGCAGGCAGCAGTTGACCATAAAACAGCGGCAGAAATGATTTGCACATTAGGTATAATGGTAGAGAAAGGAGTTGAAAATATACATCAAACACAAAAGTCAG CTTTTAAAGGAGATTGTGACTATTTGAACTCCAGGCTATATCCTCAGGTTGAG AGTTCAAACACAGTTGAAAAAGTCACACTGCTTAAAAAGGTGTGTGAACTGGTGAAGAAGGCTCTTGAAAGTCTGGCCAAGGGTGTATCTACATTTCTCCCACATGACTGCTCAGCAATCACTGACACCGCTTTCATGCAG AAATCCACCCCACCTCATCAACTCAACGCTTCTGCAACTATTTCAgcagaaggaaaagaaacagatgaaaatatgaacaaaaaggaagaaagtgaATCTGAGGTAGAATCAGATTTTGAAGGCTGTCAGCAGACTGGGTCTCCACGTGTGTTTCAGCTGGTTAAAGATCTTCATCTAAAGTTGAACATCACATACCACAGGGCTTCCCTCAAGTTACTGCAGCTGAATGCAG TTGCAGAGCCTGAACTGTTGGAGCAGATCAACAAGAACAAAGTGTCCAAAGCTCTTTTTCTGATGCAGAAGGCTCTGCTGGAGCACAACACGGCTTCTGGTGAtagcagcaggaccagcagtCTTCTCGAG GAGGCCTCCACGCTTATAGAGAAAGCAGAGATGGAGGAGAGGAAACTCTACAGGACCACCACTCTGCCTCCAAGGAAGAATCAAACACTTAAAGGGAAAAGAGAAAGCCCCCCACCTCCTCCCATCCTGCTTTCACGCACTGACCACTCCTTCACCTTCGCCCCAGCTCCCTATGACTTGGATGGGCag GTGTGTTGGTATCAGCTTCACGGGAAGGTGGCAGAGGGCATTAACAAAAAGGTCCGCCTCATAGACTGTAGCCTGCCAGGAACTGGGAATATG GTACCAGCAGTTTCTGGTGAGTGTGTGCTGAGGGTGGACGGCCTGCAGCCGAACCAGAAATACGCTTTTGCTGCAGCAGCCTACAACCGTGAGGGGAAACTCCTGGGAGACGCTATAGGGGAGACGACATTACCACTGCTGGCATCCATGCCTGCCCCCCTGCTCTCCACATGGGCTCACCTGGCACAG GTGGCGTTTCAGACTCAGCAGTATGCTGTAGCTAAGAGAGCCTGTAAGGAACTCTGGGGCCATTATGTGGATCAAAACTGTGGGTCCAACAGCACACAACATAGACTTGCTACCAATGG ACTACATAAACAAACCATTCAACACTCGTCACCTTACCTGTGCCAGCTGTTCTTGACCTCCATCTTTATTGAGACAGAAATCAATGTTCGGCAGGGATCCCTCTACTCGGACTCATTCAGTCCCAGAGGACCGTTTATCTGGGAGcag GAAGCCAGACTGGCAGAGTGTGAACAAATGCTGGTGGCTATGGACTTTGCGATGTGTTTGAACAAAGGCGATTTTGCTGTGCAGGCCGTGATTACCTGCTACAAATTGTTAGAGCCTATAATCTTCCATCAGGTCGTACATGACCCTGTGGTGCAG GTGCTGACCAAGTGCTTGGTCGTTTTGGAGCAGAATTCAGCTTTTCTCCAACAGAACTGGACCGAAAGCACCTCCGAGTCACTTTTGCACATGATAGCCTGCATAACCTTTTACCTGTCAAAG GCCTTACGTGCACAACGCCACCATCAGCTGGCTGCTGCCATGATAGACTGTGGTATAAAGGTGCTTCAGAAGTTCTATGATGCCCAGCTTCAAATCAGCAAACCTTCCAACCTTGATGAGCTT ATGGGGGCTCCTGCTGCTGGACATGTGAAAATAAGCCTGCGTATAGAAGCACTGCACAGGGAAAAAAATGCTCTCAAAGTGAACAGTG GTCGTCACTCGCAGTCGCTTGGATCAGAGCATGGAGGag AAGTATTCAGGAAATCGACTATACATGAGAATGCCATCAAACTGTACGATCAGATCTCCAGCGCCACATTACAGGACGCGTATCAAGCCG TGAGGACACAcagaaaaaagtcatattttctTGAGTCCGCCAAACTTCTACTGCAGAGAACTATGGAGGAAGGTCAACCAGACCTGGTGTTAAAATGGGGACGATCCATGTTAGccttcctctccag ACGTGACAGAGAGATACAATATTTGGAGCCATACAGCAAAAGAAAATCTGACACACTCCTTGTGAAG ACCATGAACCCACAAGGCTATATAAGGAGAATGCTGAAGCAGAGACTGCCCGAGACTCTGCTCAAGGGCGTGAATACCATCAG AAAACTGGACATCGTGGAGAACCTGCTGTTCATGATGCCGTCTGTGGCGGTGCGGCTCAAGAAGAAGCTGCAGCTGAGGAATCTCTGCTCCAAGGAGAGACTCCCGAGGTCCCACATGAACTACGTCGTAGCTCAGGCTAAGTTAGCACTGCTTTATCAAGGCTTGGACCTACACTACAG ttacagttacagccaTATTAATCCCTTGGACTTTTCTCTGGCTTCCACCGGAGTCCTGGTGAGGAGGACTAGACACAGACAGCATTCTTCAGAATATAATGTTGTATCAGAGAAGAGGACATCACCTGCTCATCTTAAGGATCCAAATGAAGACAGGGACAAAAAGGAGG TTCTATCTGATGATTCTGCCCCTGAGGAGAGTTGTGAGAATGAAGAGAGTACTGTTGCTAGGGTCCTGGATTTTGCCAGCACGGCTGCTTTACATTTTCGTAGAGCTATG GTGCTGGCTCACCGGGGCGGCCATTGGAAACTTCTGCTGCAAGTGTGTCATACTCTGTGGGACCAAAGCCAAAGAATCACCCTCATAGTAAACAGAGCCGTTCAGCTTGAAACCCAGGCCCACCTCCTAGCAGAACAGCTGCTCAGCATCTTAACcaaactgctgctgctggcgaCTGACCTCATCATGGACATGCTGACCAAACTGGAG CTTTGGCATTTGTACGATCAAGACTTGACGGAGGAGGAGTTAGAGTCCAGTCTTCACTTCTCCGCTGCACTGGATGACAGCACGCTGGTGGATCCGCGCTGGGTTCGCACACTGGTGTTGCACACCCTGGAGCAGCTCCATAACAGCGGCAAATGGGAAAGTCTAGCCCACTTTGCTCTACTGTTCAACTCATACACACG GGAACGTTACGCTTTGATAATTGCTCCGCTGCTTGTCCACGCTCAGAGGAGGCTGCTTGAAAGGATCAGTTCTTCAGGAGGACCCGGAGTCCCACAACCACACCACGTCAAGACACAGATGGCCACTGGCTTGGAG GTGACTAATAGAAGTTATGCAGGCTGCCAGCTGCTCAGTGGGTGGACCTGCCACAGTGCACAGCAAAGGCACaagcacaaacaaacaaaacataacaAATCCTTCTCTAGAGATGCTGTTTCACTGAAAG ATGCAGAGATGCAGCGCTCCATGTCGCTCGTGTGTGTTCCTCTGGATGTGGAAGAAACACTCAGCTGTTACCGCCAAGCTTTCGAAAAGAGACCATATTGCCTTAAATTGCTGCAGCATAGCCGGTCACTGCTGGCGCTGCTTCTGGCAAACACACAGCCCT GCTTTGCCACGCAGGTCAGGCAGAGCCAGAGCCAGAGCAGAAGTCTCAGCCGCTCAGCCAGCCAAGTGGCCGTCAGTCCCTTCGTTATTCCCACTCCACAAGTCCAGCCCTGTGACCTGAGCGAGAAGGACTTTAGTAGTCCAAATGACATCTATAGCCTGCCAATCAGCCCAGACTACACGCGGACCGTCACTGCAGCGTACTCCAACTGCATCA GGTATCTTAAGGCTGGCGGTCATGAGTCCCTTCAAGTTCTGGCACTGCATGAAATGGGAAACCTGCACTTCTACACTGGAAACACACG GGAAGCACACTCGTGCTGGAGTAAGGCGGTAGACCAGACCTTGCAGTGCTCCGGTGTTCTAGAGAAATGGGATGGCGAGAGCTTTGGGGAAAGCTCTTCGCAGATAACTGTAAAACAGGCTGGCAtttggggatgttttcaggCTGCTGTTCTCAGTGCTAAGATAGCACT GTTTATCTTAACTTCGGACATCGGCCAGCGAACCAAGTGCTGTCTGCTGTCTGCTCACCTCTTCAAG TGTGTGCTACGTTGCTCCATGGCTCAGCCCCAAACCGACCTGGGGTACGCCACCCACACCATCAGCGGTGAACTCCTCCCCGGAGTCGATCTTTTCTCTGAGCCCACCAGACTCCACCTCGGCACAACGGTCACCAGCCTTAACTTCATTAGCCAATGGCTCTACACCACAGGCTACTACATCACA CTTCTGCCTGTGCTCGCCCTATATCTGTATTTTGTGGGGCCAGTGTGCAGAGATGTCCAACGCACGGTTGAAGGCAAAATCCTCAAG GTACGTGCTCTTACTGAACTGTGTCTGTTCACCGAAGCTCTGAAGGAAGCACTTCAGCTCACACAAGCGACGGATGTGTTCCTGCCGCATGGAGTATTCAAAGTCAAAGCAAATCAAAAC CCCATGAAGACATTCTGCAGCAACAAGTCTCTTCTGGACAACCTGGAG GTCCTGGAAGACCTGGTGAACTGTGACTTTACTCCAGAGGTCCGTGTGCTGTATGGTCCAACACTGTGCGCCAGATTCAACCTTGCTCGTGTGCAACTGATCCTAACACTCACCAAGTCTGTGCATGGCCCCCCAGAGAAGGAAAAGCTCACTCCAGAGAGGGTTATG TCTCTTTTACTGGGAGGAGCATTGTCTCTGTTGCGCTCCGTTGTGCAGCAGCTCCCATCTCTTCCCTGCAGTGACGTGGAGATCTTGGAACTGAAAGCAGAAGCCAAACTTCTCAAAGCCAACCTCTGCTTACAGTCAGGGGAAGCTGCTCTGAG CTTTAAGACTGCACGTTCATCTTTGGTCCTACTGCAAACATCAGATATCTTTGCGAGCGGTTCCAGACCTGAAattgaaaag GGTTCTAAAGACAGCAGCGTGCCACACGCCGTGCATGGAGATTGCCCCGGGGCTGTTGAGGCCAGCGAGAGGATGGGAGCTTCTCTGTGGCTGCGCTGCCGCTTGAGTCTGGTCCGCAGCCTGGTTGCAAACATCCCTGGCAACGCAGCTCTGCTCCCAG GTAAAAACATAAATAGGGAAACAATCCGGGTCATACTGGTGGGTGTTGATGAGTGTGATCAATGGGGAGACCGGGATAGTCAAGCCCTGTTCATGGTGGAAGGTGCAGAACTGGAAGCACAGAgaggaaggatggaggagagCACGGCACTACTGCAG